One stretch of Desulfocurvus vexinensis DSM 17965 DNA includes these proteins:
- the gabT gene encoding 4-aminobutyrate--2-oxoglutarate transaminase: protein MSTPSLLERRHAAVPRGVFNLCQCFAASASGARLTDVQGREYIDFVGGIGVNNAGHCHPDVVAAVREQAGRLMHSCFHIAMYEPYVALAERLCALTPGDFPKKALLLNSGAEAVENAVKIARAATGRQGVICFETAFHGRTLLAMTLTSKVKNYKFGFGPFAPEVYRMPYAYCYRCPKGLTHPGCDLACADHLEEFFSGHVAAESVACLIVEPLTGEGGFIVPPPGYFKRLADICARHGIVFIADEIQTGIGRTGTMFAMEQHGVQADITLTAKSLGGGMPISAVVGRQELMDVPAPGGLGGTYGGNPVCCAAALAVLDVFERENLLATARTLGNRVRATFEAWAADMPCIGEVRGLGPMLAIELVRDRATREPAGTEAKAVVARCTDNGLLVLSCGHHGNVIRTLMPLVITDADLTRGLAILREALDHVFSARD from the coding sequence ATGTCCACACCCTCGCTCCTGGAACGGCGGCACGCGGCGGTGCCCCGAGGCGTCTTCAACCTCTGCCAGTGCTTCGCGGCCAGCGCCAGCGGCGCCCGCCTGACCGACGTCCAGGGCCGCGAGTACATCGACTTCGTGGGCGGCATCGGCGTGAACAATGCGGGGCACTGCCACCCCGACGTGGTGGCTGCCGTGCGCGAGCAGGCCGGGCGGCTCATGCATTCCTGCTTCCATATCGCCATGTACGAGCCCTACGTGGCCCTGGCCGAACGCCTGTGCGCCCTGACCCCGGGCGACTTCCCCAAGAAGGCCCTGCTGCTCAACAGCGGCGCCGAGGCCGTGGAGAACGCCGTGAAGATCGCCCGCGCCGCCACCGGCCGCCAGGGCGTGATCTGCTTCGAGACGGCCTTCCACGGCCGTACCCTGCTGGCCATGACCCTGACCAGCAAGGTCAAGAACTACAAGTTCGGCTTCGGGCCCTTCGCGCCCGAGGTCTACCGCATGCCCTACGCCTACTGCTACCGCTGCCCCAAGGGCCTGACCCACCCCGGCTGCGACCTGGCCTGCGCCGACCACCTGGAGGAGTTCTTCTCCGGGCATGTGGCCGCCGAGTCCGTGGCCTGCCTCATCGTCGAGCCCCTGACCGGCGAGGGCGGCTTCATCGTGCCGCCCCCGGGCTATTTCAAGCGCCTGGCCGACATCTGCGCCCGCCACGGCATCGTCTTCATCGCCGACGAGATCCAGACCGGCATCGGCCGCACGGGCACCATGTTCGCCATGGAGCAGCACGGCGTGCAGGCCGACATCACCCTCACGGCCAAGAGCCTGGGTGGCGGGATGCCCATCTCCGCCGTGGTCGGCCGCCAGGAGCTGATGGACGTGCCCGCGCCCGGCGGCCTGGGCGGCACCTACGGCGGCAACCCCGTATGCTGCGCGGCGGCCCTGGCCGTGCTGGACGTCTTCGAGCGCGAGAACCTGCTGGCCACGGCCCGCACCCTGGGCAACCGGGTGCGCGCCACCTTCGAGGCCTGGGCCGCCGATATGCCCTGCATCGGCGAGGTGCGCGGCCTGGGGCCCATGCTGGCCATCGAGCTGGTGCGCGACCGGGCCACCCGCGAACCCGCCGGGACCGAGGCCAAGGCCGTGGTGGCGCGCTGCACCGACAACGGCCTGCTGGTGCTCTCCTGCGGGCACCACGGCAACGTCATCCGCACGCTGATGCCCCTGGTCATCACCGACGCGGACCTCACGCGCGGGCTGGCCATCCTGCGCGAGGCCCTGGACCACGTTTTCTCCGCCCGCGACTAG
- a CDS encoding NAD-dependent succinate-semialdehyde dehydrogenase, with product MTLVSIDPSTGATLAAFVEWEPATTARTLDAVGAAYLGWRATPLDARAQALRAVAAVLRARADDLAGIMAAEMGKPVTQGRGEVAKCALVCEYYADNGAAYLEPVPAPSDATRSYVAWEPLGAVLAVMPWNFPLWQVFRLAAPCLMGGNVMVLKHASNVPQCAMAIERVFQEAGLPDNVFRTLMIGARQVQAVLAHPAVCGVSLTGSGPAGAKVASMAGALLKKSLLELGGSDPFVVLADADLEQAAATGVLSRCSNAGQTCIAAKRFIVEEPVYDAFLELMARGVAGLVVGDPRDPDTTVGPLARRDLVGELQAQVDASVAAGARLVCGGAPLPGPGAFYAPTILAEVTPGMAAFDEETFGPVAAVIRARDAEHALALANATPFGLGASVWTRDAARGEAMARRIEAGSVFVNGLVKSDPRLPFGGIKASGYGRELAASGMREFMNQKTVWIG from the coding sequence ATGACCCTGGTTTCCATCGACCCCAGCACCGGCGCCACCCTGGCGGCCTTCGTGGAATGGGAGCCCGCCACCACGGCCCGGACCCTGGACGCCGTGGGCGCGGCCTACCTGGGCTGGCGCGCCACGCCCCTGGACGCGCGCGCGCAGGCCCTGCGCGCCGTGGCCGCCGTGCTGCGCGCCCGGGCCGACGACCTGGCGGGCATCATGGCCGCCGAAATGGGCAAGCCCGTGACCCAGGGCCGGGGCGAGGTCGCCAAGTGCGCCCTGGTCTGCGAGTACTACGCCGACAACGGCGCGGCCTACCTGGAGCCCGTGCCCGCGCCCAGCGACGCCACTCGCTCCTATGTCGCCTGGGAGCCCCTGGGCGCCGTGCTGGCCGTCATGCCCTGGAACTTCCCCCTGTGGCAGGTCTTCCGCCTGGCCGCGCCGTGCCTCATGGGCGGAAACGTCATGGTCCTCAAGCACGCCTCCAACGTGCCCCAGTGCGCCATGGCCATCGAGCGCGTCTTCCAGGAGGCCGGGCTGCCGGACAACGTGTTCCGCACGCTGATGATCGGCGCGCGCCAGGTGCAGGCCGTGCTGGCCCACCCGGCGGTGTGCGGGGTCAGCCTCACGGGCAGCGGCCCGGCGGGGGCCAAGGTCGCCTCCATGGCCGGGGCCCTGCTCAAGAAAAGCCTGCTGGAGCTGGGCGGCAGCGACCCCTTCGTGGTCCTGGCCGACGCGGACCTGGAGCAGGCTGCGGCCACGGGCGTCCTGTCGCGCTGCTCCAACGCGGGCCAGACCTGCATCGCCGCCAAGCGCTTCATCGTCGAGGAGCCGGTGTACGACGCCTTTCTGGAGCTGATGGCCCGGGGCGTCGCGGGCCTTGTGGTCGGCGACCCGCGCGACCCGGACACGACGGTCGGGCCCCTGGCCCGGCGCGACCTGGTGGGCGAACTGCAGGCCCAGGTGGACGCCAGCGTGGCCGCCGGGGCCCGGCTGGTCTGCGGCGGGGCGCCCCTGCCCGGGCCCGGGGCCTTCTACGCCCCGACCATCCTGGCCGAGGTCACCCCCGGCATGGCCGCCTTCGACGAGGAGACCTTCGGCCCCGTGGCGGCGGTCATCCGCGCCCGCGACGCCGAACACGCCCTGGCCCTGGCCAACGCCACGCCCTTCGGCCTGGGCGCCTCGGTCTGGACGCGCGACGCGGCCAGGGGCGAGGCCATGGCCCGGCGCATCGAGGCGGGCAGCGTGTTCGTCAACGGGCTGGTCAAGAGCGACCCGCGCCTGCCCTTTGGCGGCATCAAGGCCTCGGGCTATGGCCGCGAGCTGGCCGCCAGCGGGATGCGCGAATTCATGAACCAGAAGACCGTGTGGATCGGATAG
- a CDS encoding ABC transporter ATP-binding protein — protein MSLEAYAIYKKYGDVTALHNVDLIARRGEFFTLLGPSGCGKTTLLRIIAGLELADSGTVMLSGRHVTTAPANERNVNTVFQSYALFPHLTIFENVAFGLRSRKMTGQVVADKVKAALEMVHMLPMKDRFPAQLSGGQKQRVALARALVNEPELLLLDEPMSALDAKLRKAVQTELRQLQQSLGKTFILVTHDQEEALTVSDRIAVMRQGRIVQCSPARELYERPHSRFVAEFLGKANIIEASRVEGGVMTELGLLAMDRLPEWDQGQVAIRPENLVFQPERPARNGLRARVSEVFYRGESAEVWLEPGNLRMTAAPRRGIAKGDEIWVELLPSSLVALYE, from the coding sequence ATGAGCCTGGAAGCATACGCCATCTACAAGAAGTACGGGGACGTGACCGCCCTGCACAACGTGGACCTCATCGCCAGGCGCGGCGAGTTCTTCACCCTGCTGGGGCCCTCGGGCTGCGGCAAGACCACCCTGCTGCGCATCATCGCCGGGCTGGAGCTGGCCGACTCGGGCACGGTGATGCTCTCCGGGCGCCACGTGACCACCGCCCCGGCCAACGAGCGCAACGTCAACACCGTGTTCCAGAGCTACGCCCTGTTCCCGCACCTGACCATCTTCGAGAACGTGGCCTTCGGGCTGCGCTCGCGCAAGATGACCGGCCAGGTGGTGGCCGACAAGGTCAAGGCCGCCCTGGAGATGGTCCACATGCTGCCCATGAAGGACCGCTTCCCGGCCCAGCTTTCGGGCGGGCAGAAGCAGCGCGTGGCCCTGGCCCGGGCCCTGGTCAACGAGCCGGAGCTGCTGCTGCTCGACGAGCCCATGTCCGCCCTGGACGCCAAGCTGCGCAAGGCCGTGCAGACCGAGCTGCGCCAGCTCCAACAGTCCCTGGGCAAGACCTTCATCCTGGTCACCCACGACCAGGAGGAGGCTCTGACCGTCTCGGACCGCATCGCGGTGATGCGCCAGGGGCGCATCGTGCAATGCTCCCCGGCGCGCGAACTCTACGAGCGGCCCCACAGCCGCTTCGTGGCCGAATTCCTGGGCAAGGCCAATATCATCGAGGCCAGCCGCGTGGAGGGCGGGGTGATGACCGAGCTGGGCCTGCTGGCCATGGACCGCCTGCCCGAATGGGACCAGGGCCAGGTCGCCATCCGCCCGGAAAACCTCGTCTTCCAGCCCGAGCGCCCCGCGCGCAACGGCCTGCGCGCGCGCGTCAGCGAGGTCTTCTATCGCGGCGAAAGCGCCGAGGTCTGGCTGGAGCCCGGCAACCTGCGCATGACCGCCGCCCCGCGCCGCGGCATCGCCAAGGGCGACGAAATCTGGGTCGAACTGCTGCCCAGCTCCCTGGTGGCCCTGTATGAGTAA
- a CDS encoding sigma-54 interaction domain-containing protein gives MPERDTDPARQLARCQEHNRRLRAVFDSSTDGIWLTAADGTVLDLNKASELHNRIRADEVIGQRVEQVVAQGIVDRSASLEVLAHKRQVSFVQEARRTGRHLFVTGVPVFDEAGELFLVVVHERDVTDLRFMQTSMEEDRQARLKAQEALTELNLLELGDHHIVAESKEMRQVLSTALKLARLGAGEILLLGESGTGKGLMAKFIHRHGARSEGPFIQINCAALPPALFEAELFGHERGAFSGAHEAKAGLLDLARGGTFFLDEVGDMPAETQAKLLKCLDEREYYPLGARTPRRMDCAIVAASNRDLEAQVAGRRFRKDLYYRLSAFTVRIPPLRERPEDLLQLAPQLLETLNRDFGARKRLSPYALSLLQAHPFPGNVRELMNLLKKAVVIAQDDLLDGFLAESLGVRAIPAEEGIDLPRELAALERDLLLRAATRCRSTREMAAHLGVSQPTVVRKLRQHGIRLSAARPGASLHTEQ, from the coding sequence ATGCCCGAGCGCGACACCGACCCGGCCCGCCAGCTGGCCCGCTGCCAGGAGCACAACCGCCGCCTGCGCGCGGTCTTCGACTCGTCCACCGACGGCATCTGGCTCACCGCCGCCGACGGCACCGTCCTGGACCTCAACAAGGCCTCGGAGCTGCACAACCGCATCCGCGCCGACGAGGTCATCGGCCAGCGCGTGGAGCAGGTGGTGGCCCAGGGCATCGTGGACCGCTCGGCCAGCCTGGAAGTGCTGGCGCACAAGCGCCAGGTGAGCTTCGTGCAGGAGGCCCGGCGCACCGGGCGGCACCTGTTCGTCACCGGCGTGCCGGTCTTCGATGAGGCTGGCGAGCTGTTCCTGGTGGTCGTCCACGAGCGCGACGTAACGGACCTGCGCTTCATGCAGACCAGCATGGAGGAGGACCGCCAGGCCCGGCTCAAGGCCCAGGAGGCCCTGACGGAGCTGAACCTGCTGGAGCTGGGCGACCACCACATCGTGGCCGAGAGCAAGGAGATGCGCCAGGTGCTCTCCACGGCCCTCAAGCTGGCGCGCCTGGGCGCCGGGGAAATCCTGCTCCTGGGCGAATCGGGCACGGGCAAGGGCCTGATGGCCAAGTTCATCCACCGCCACGGCGCCCGCTCCGAGGGCCCCTTCATCCAGATCAACTGCGCGGCCCTGCCCCCGGCGCTGTTCGAGGCCGAACTGTTCGGCCACGAACGCGGCGCCTTCAGCGGCGCCCACGAGGCCAAGGCCGGGCTGCTCGACCTGGCCCGGGGCGGGACGTTCTTCCTGGACGAGGTGGGCGATATGCCTGCCGAAACCCAGGCCAAGCTGCTCAAATGCCTGGACGAACGCGAATACTACCCCCTGGGCGCGCGCACGCCCCGGCGCATGGACTGCGCCATCGTGGCCGCCTCCAACCGCGACCTGGAGGCCCAGGTGGCCGGGCGGCGCTTCCGCAAGGATCTCTACTACCGCCTGAGCGCCTTCACCGTGCGCATCCCGCCCCTGCGCGAGCGCCCCGAAGACCTGCTCCAGCTCGCCCCGCAGCTGCTGGAAACCCTCAACCGCGACTTCGGCGCGCGCAAGCGCCTGTCGCCCTACGCCCTGAGCCTGCTCCAGGCCCACCCCTTCCCGGGCAACGTGCGCGAGCTGATGAACCTGCTCAAGAAGGCCGTGGTCATCGCCCAGGACGACCTGCTGGACGGCTTCCTGGCCGAATCGCTGGGCGTGCGGGCCATCCCCGCCGAGGAGGGCATCGACCTGCCGCGCGAGCTGGCGGCCCTGGAGCGCGACCTGTTGCTGCGCGCCGCCACGCGCTGCCGCTCCACCCGCGAAATGGCCGCCCACCTGGGCGTGAGCCAGCCCACCGTGGTGCGCAAGCTGCGCCAGCACGGCATCCGCCTGTCCGCCGCCCGCCCCGGGGCCAGCCTGCACACCGAGCAATGA
- the phnE gene encoding phosphonate ABC transporter, permease protein PhnE translates to MTAIAAKRPFRANWAARAGWALLAVYCVYAVGSLEITWARFLIGLGNGATFLSEMVPPNFERWKLLLEGLFETVQIAVIASAFGVALSLPIGLAASRNLMPAWATWPARAVIAVCRSFHPVIFAILFVKAVGFGPLAGILTLIFASIGFIGKLFAEAIEEISLKPVEACRAAGAPFMSLLAYAVLPQVLNRFIGFATYQFDANMRNSTMVGIVGAGGIGGTLFSAFQRFDYDFLAAILLSIIALIMCSEYLAIRIKAVFND, encoded by the coding sequence ATGACCGCCATCGCCGCCAAGCGGCCCTTCCGGGCCAACTGGGCCGCCCGGGCGGGCTGGGCCCTGCTCGCGGTGTACTGCGTCTACGCCGTGGGTTCGCTGGAGATCACCTGGGCCCGCTTCCTCATCGGCCTGGGCAACGGCGCGACCTTCCTGTCCGAGATGGTGCCGCCCAACTTCGAGCGCTGGAAACTGCTGCTGGAAGGCCTGTTCGAGACGGTGCAGATCGCGGTCATCGCCTCGGCCTTCGGGGTGGCGCTGTCGCTGCCCATCGGGCTGGCGGCCTCGCGCAACCTGATGCCCGCCTGGGCCACCTGGCCCGCGCGCGCGGTCATCGCCGTGTGCCGCTCGTTCCACCCGGTGATCTTCGCCATCCTCTTCGTCAAGGCCGTGGGCTTCGGGCCCCTGGCAGGCATCCTGACGCTGATCTTCGCCTCCATCGGCTTCATCGGCAAACTCTTCGCCGAGGCCATCGAGGAGATCTCGCTCAAGCCCGTGGAGGCCTGCCGCGCCGCCGGGGCGCCGTTCATGAGCCTGCTCGCCTACGCCGTGCTGCCCCAGGTGCTCAACCGCTTCATCGGCTTCGCCACCTACCAGTTCGACGCCAACATGCGCAACTCGACCATGGTGGGCATCGTCGGGGCCGGAGGCATCGGCGGCACGCTGTTCTCCGCCTTCCAGCGTTTCGACTACGACTTCCTGGCCGCCATCCTGCTGTCCATCATCGCCCTGATCATGTGCAGCGAGTACCTGGCCATACGCATCAAGGCGGTGTTCAATGACTGA
- the phnE gene encoding phosphonate ABC transporter, permease protein PhnE, translating into MTDARTHRKWERFTPAQRLARFAVFLGLGVLLAVSLRTVSVIPEFLWDAPTQMADLFRRMWPPDTASYADNVHTALIETMNIAGMGTILALLMALPVGILGASNIVRVPALNWLSKLILVSSRSVNTLVWAILFVAVFGPGALAGTVAIGFRSVGFCGKLLSEALEECDKGPIEALRAAGAPWPSIFLKGYWPQVAPAFWGITLFRWDINVRESAVIGLVGAGGIGVALDTALNLFRWQQVSLILVCIFAVVIAAEVLVTKIRQRII; encoded by the coding sequence ATGACTGACGCCCGAACCCACCGCAAATGGGAGCGCTTCACCCCGGCCCAGCGCCTGGCGCGCTTTGCCGTGTTCCTGGGGCTGGGCGTGCTGCTGGCCGTGTCGCTGCGCACGGTGAGCGTGATCCCCGAATTCCTGTGGGACGCGCCGACCCAGATGGCCGACCTGTTCCGGCGCATGTGGCCGCCCGACACGGCCAGCTACGCGGACAACGTCCACACCGCGCTCATCGAGACCATGAACATCGCGGGCATGGGCACCATCCTCGCGCTGCTCATGGCCCTGCCCGTGGGCATCCTGGGCGCGTCGAACATCGTGCGCGTGCCCGCGCTGAACTGGCTGTCCAAGCTGATCCTGGTGTCCTCGCGCTCGGTGAACACCCTGGTCTGGGCCATCCTGTTCGTGGCCGTGTTCGGGCCCGGGGCCCTGGCGGGCACGGTGGCCATCGGCTTCCGCTCCGTGGGCTTTTGTGGCAAGCTGCTCTCCGAGGCCCTGGAGGAATGCGACAAGGGGCCCATCGAGGCCCTGCGGGCCGCAGGCGCGCCCTGGCCGAGCATCTTCCTCAAGGGCTACTGGCCGCAGGTGGCCCCGGCCTTCTGGGGCATCACCCTGTTCCGCTGGGACATCAACGTGCGCGAGTCCGCCGTCATCGGGCTGGTGGGCGCGGGCGGCATCGGCGTGGCGCTCGACACGGCGCTGAACCTGTTCCGCTGGCAGCAGGTGTCCCTTATCCTGGTGTGCATCTTCGCGGTGGTCATCGCCGCCGAGGTGCTGGTGACCAAAATCCGCCAGCGCATCATCTAG
- a CDS encoding HAD-IIB family hydrolase translates to MRPLAEMSAAAARAVRFVLTDIDDTLTDQGRLGAAAYAAMERLRAAGLVVVPVTGRPAGWCDHIARMWPVDAVVGENGAFFFRYDHAARRMERHYTLGAARREADRARLAELARRIVAEVPGAAVSADQPYRETDLAIDFCEDVPPLPREAVGRIVALFEAAGARAKVSSIHVNGWFGDWDKLSMTRALFARAFGADLDAGREAVVFCGDSPNDAPMFAHFPNAVGVANILDFAGQLEAEPAFVAPSRGGAGFVALAEHLLAQRPGA, encoded by the coding sequence ATGCGCCCCTTGGCCGAAATGAGCGCCGCCGCCGCGCGCGCCGTGCGCTTCGTGCTCACCGACATCGACGACACCCTGACCGACCAGGGCCGCCTGGGCGCCGCCGCCTACGCGGCCATGGAGCGCCTGCGCGCCGCCGGGCTCGTGGTGGTGCCCGTCACCGGGCGCCCGGCGGGCTGGTGCGACCATATCGCGCGCATGTGGCCCGTGGACGCCGTGGTCGGCGAAAACGGCGCCTTCTTTTTTCGCTACGACCACGCCGCCCGGCGCATGGAGCGCCACTACACCCTGGGCGCCGCCCGGCGCGAGGCCGACCGCGCCCGGCTGGCGGAACTGGCCCGGCGCATCGTGGCCGAGGTGCCCGGAGCCGCCGTCTCCGCCGACCAGCCCTACCGCGAAACCGACCTGGCCATCGACTTCTGCGAGGACGTGCCACCCCTGCCCCGCGAAGCCGTGGGGCGCATCGTCGCGCTGTTCGAAGCGGCCGGGGCCCGGGCCAAGGTCAGCTCCATCCACGTCAACGGCTGGTTTGGCGACTGGGACAAGCTCTCCATGACCCGCGCCCTGTTTGCCCGCGCCTTCGGGGCGGACCTGGACGCCGGGCGCGAGGCCGTGGTGTTCTGCGGCGATTCGCCCAACGACGCGCCCATGTTCGCCCACTTCCCCAACGCCGTGGGTGTGGCCAACATCCTGGACTTCGCGGGCCAGCTGGAGGCCGAACCGGCCTTCGTCGCCCCCTCGCGCGGGGGCGCGGGCTTCGTGGCGCTGGCCGAACACCTGCTGGCCCAGCGCCCCGGCGCCTGA
- the phnC gene encoding phosphonate ABC transporter ATP-binding protein produces the protein MNDNNCKGNGGQPPRSLTVKDLVKEYVPGKPVLEGISFEVTGCTTVAIIGPSGTGKSTLLRCINRLIDPTRGSIDVAGREMTRLSGGELRRARQQVGMVFQEFNLVERLTVIENVLCGRLGSVPVWRAWLRRYPQADIDRAFELIEQVGLGDFATARADALSGGQRQRVGIARAVMQSPSLIMADEPTSSLDPKTSVEIMGLLNEFSRARGIPILINIHDVNLARRFADRIIGMSRGHIVFDGAPDELTDEHLKDIYGGEAWLQ, from the coding sequence GTGAACGACAACAACTGCAAAGGGAACGGGGGGCAGCCCCCCCGTTCCCTGACCGTCAAGGATCTGGTCAAGGAATACGTGCCGGGCAAGCCCGTGCTCGAAGGCATCTCCTTCGAGGTGACGGGCTGCACCACCGTGGCCATCATCGGCCCCTCGGGCACCGGCAAGAGCACGCTTCTGCGCTGCATCAACCGGCTCATCGACCCCACCCGGGGCAGCATCGACGTGGCCGGGCGCGAGATGACGCGCCTGTCCGGCGGCGAGCTGCGCCGCGCCCGCCAGCAGGTGGGCATGGTCTTCCAGGAGTTCAACCTCGTGGAGCGGCTCACGGTCATCGAGAACGTGCTGTGCGGGCGGCTGGGCTCGGTGCCCGTGTGGCGGGCCTGGCTGCGCCGCTACCCCCAGGCCGACATCGACCGCGCCTTCGAGCTCATCGAGCAGGTCGGGCTGGGCGACTTCGCCACCGCGCGGGCCGACGCCCTCTCGGGCGGCCAGCGCCAGCGCGTGGGCATCGCCCGGGCCGTGATGCAGAGCCCGAGCCTGATCATGGCCGACGAGCCCACCTCGTCCCTGGACCCCAAGACCTCCGTGGAGATCATGGGCCTGCTCAACGAGTTCTCCCGGGCCCGGGGCATCCCCATCCTCATCAACATCCACGACGTGAACCTGGCCCGGCGCTTCGCCGACCGGATCATCGGCATGTCGCGCGGGCACATCGTCTTCGACGGCGCCCCGGACGAGCTGACCGACGAACACCTCAAGGACATCTACGGCGGGGAGGCGTGGCTGCAATGA